The proteins below are encoded in one region of Aeromonas veronii:
- the torS gene encoding TMAO reductase system sensor histidine kinase/response regulator TorS — protein sequence MRMFSGLGGKLLLAFSLMAMLTLSASLLGWVGLNRLRQLEQGVQQTLAGQESARTLARLGGEIQNASHLLAMAGSEAEREHQGRLLTLLGQQMQQGLEQLGTEGELAQLHRLSQTIIGNLGQQGWLVGERLTLMAEGGALRTRLVEAAGEAAELARSQMENAETVMVAGMGSLYRLQGKQADAALDRLLEQDLDWLEQMTELRHRTLMQQQRIEEIWRSEQQPALQELQQESRKALAILQLRAGAVTDPGRRASVEQALALLAQSDKLVQLRSDWIGKGEALRVLASANEVMMGSLNRQVDSLVAGTREALSQSQQVLREQLQLLASALVLIGLLTLGLLILLMWRMVYGRIVWPLQHAVEGMSRLAHGDLTPQATGMHQGQDELAELGRALQVFRDNAIELGRYQRELESRVEERTGQLSHANQRLNEEVEKQRQARDEAEQANRAKSVFLATMSHEIRTPMNGILGGLSLLEDTRLNPEQQRYLAAIGHSGESLLEILNDILDYSKIEAGHVEARREPFPLRQLAEDLCTLFRPKAEAKGLCLELNYGDTLPAVVEGDMGKLRQVIGNLLGNGVKFTRTGRITLSVMPLGCAGPCAEPCIEFVVEDTGPGIPAEEQQAVFEAFRQRKRDLGHQGGTGLGLAISRRLVSAMGGELQLSSQPGEGCRFSFSLPLQRSAALLPAEPQPVMLSQPRQILLVEDNEINRLVAQGMLARLGHRVTLAEDGRTALAWISERPFDLALLDINLPDMDGISLREDLDAISEEVHGRPLPAIAVSAQMYPEDIRHCLAAGFADFVGKPMRLATLASAIARQCKTGSGESARETDPASDNGVLEADLPVLGLPRIRQLVALFESQGAELVAELAMSEPGEVHRQLAHKLKGSALALGLTEFAERCAELEAEEGDPRSLTPAFEAAIHGLRRWLMAKAGATEG from the coding sequence GTGAGAATGTTTTCCGGCCTGGGTGGCAAACTGCTGCTGGCCTTCTCCCTGATGGCCATGTTGACCCTGAGTGCCTCCCTGCTCGGCTGGGTTGGCCTCAATCGTCTGCGCCAGCTGGAGCAGGGGGTGCAGCAGACCCTGGCGGGCCAGGAGAGCGCCCGCACTCTGGCGCGCCTTGGCGGCGAGATCCAGAACGCCTCCCACCTGCTGGCCATGGCGGGCAGCGAAGCCGAGCGGGAACATCAGGGACGCCTGCTGACCCTGCTGGGTCAACAAATGCAGCAGGGACTGGAGCAACTCGGCACCGAGGGGGAGCTGGCGCAGTTGCACCGCCTCAGCCAGACCATCATCGGCAATCTCGGCCAGCAGGGCTGGCTGGTGGGGGAGCGGCTCACGCTCATGGCCGAAGGCGGGGCGCTGCGTACCCGGTTGGTGGAGGCCGCAGGGGAGGCGGCGGAGCTCGCCCGCAGCCAGATGGAGAACGCCGAAACCGTGATGGTGGCGGGCATGGGCTCCCTCTATCGGTTGCAGGGCAAACAGGCGGATGCCGCGCTGGATCGGCTGCTGGAACAGGATCTCGACTGGCTGGAGCAGATGACGGAGCTGCGTCACCGCACCCTGATGCAGCAGCAGCGCATCGAGGAGATCTGGCGCAGCGAACAGCAACCCGCCTTGCAGGAGCTGCAACAGGAGAGCCGCAAGGCCCTGGCCATCTTGCAACTGCGGGCGGGCGCGGTGACGGATCCCGGCCGCCGGGCCTCGGTGGAGCAGGCGCTGGCTTTGCTGGCACAGAGCGACAAGCTGGTGCAACTGCGCAGCGACTGGATAGGCAAAGGGGAGGCGCTGCGAGTGCTGGCCTCGGCCAACGAGGTGATGATGGGCAGCCTCAACCGCCAGGTCGACAGCCTGGTGGCGGGAACCCGGGAGGCCCTCAGCCAGAGTCAGCAAGTGCTGCGCGAGCAGTTGCAACTGCTGGCCAGCGCCCTGGTACTGATCGGCCTGCTCACCCTGGGCCTGCTGATCCTGCTGATGTGGCGCATGGTCTACGGCCGCATCGTCTGGCCATTGCAACACGCGGTGGAGGGGATGAGCCGGCTGGCGCACGGTGATCTGACCCCCCAGGCAACCGGCATGCACCAGGGCCAGGACGAGCTGGCCGAACTCGGCCGGGCCTTGCAGGTGTTTCGCGACAACGCCATCGAGCTAGGCCGCTATCAACGGGAGCTGGAGTCCCGGGTCGAGGAGCGCACCGGCCAGCTCAGCCATGCCAACCAGCGCCTCAACGAGGAGGTGGAGAAGCAGCGCCAGGCCAGGGATGAGGCGGAGCAGGCCAACCGGGCCAAGTCCGTCTTCCTCGCCACCATGAGCCACGAGATCCGCACTCCCATGAACGGCATCCTGGGGGGGCTCAGCCTGCTGGAAGATACCCGCTTAAACCCGGAACAGCAGCGCTATCTGGCCGCCATCGGCCACAGCGGCGAATCTTTGCTGGAGATCCTCAACGACATCCTCGATTACTCCAAGATTGAGGCGGGGCACGTGGAGGCGCGCCGGGAGCCCTTCCCGCTGCGGCAACTGGCGGAGGATCTCTGCACCCTGTTTCGGCCTAAGGCCGAGGCCAAGGGGCTGTGCCTCGAACTGAATTACGGTGACACCCTGCCTGCCGTGGTGGAGGGGGACATGGGCAAACTGCGCCAGGTGATCGGGAACCTGCTGGGCAACGGGGTCAAATTCACCCGCACGGGGCGCATCACCCTGTCCGTGATGCCGCTGGGGTGCGCCGGTCCCTGTGCCGAGCCCTGCATCGAGTTCGTGGTCGAGGATACCGGCCCCGGTATCCCGGCAGAGGAGCAGCAGGCGGTGTTCGAGGCGTTCCGCCAGCGCAAGCGGGATCTCGGCCATCAGGGGGGCACGGGGCTGGGTCTTGCCATCAGCCGACGGCTGGTGAGCGCCATGGGAGGGGAATTGCAGCTGAGCAGCCAGCCGGGGGAAGGTTGCCGGTTCAGCTTCAGCCTGCCGCTGCAACGCTCGGCGGCCCTGCTGCCCGCCGAGCCCCAGCCCGTCATGCTGAGTCAGCCCCGGCAGATCCTGCTGGTGGAGGACAACGAGATCAATCGCCTGGTGGCCCAGGGCATGCTGGCGCGCCTCGGCCACAGGGTCACCCTGGCGGAGGATGGACGCACGGCGCTGGCCTGGATCAGTGAGCGCCCCTTCGATCTGGCCCTGCTCGACATCAACCTGCCGGACATGGACGGCATCAGTCTGCGGGAGGATCTCGATGCCATCAGCGAGGAGGTCCATGGACGCCCCCTGCCTGCCATCGCGGTCTCGGCCCAGATGTATCCCGAAGATATTCGTCACTGCCTGGCTGCCGGCTTCGCCGACTTCGTGGGCAAGCCCATGCGGTTGGCAACCCTGGCCAGCGCCATCGCCCGTCAATGCAAGACAGGATCCGGCGAGTCAGCAAGGGAGACAGACCCCGCTTCGGACAATGGGGTGCTGGAGGCGGATCTGCCGGTGCTGGGTCTGCCGCGCATTCGCCAACTGGTCGCCCTGTTCGAGTCGCAAGGCGCCGAACTGGTGGCCGAACTGGCCATGAGCGAACCCGGTGAGGTGCATCGCCAGTTGGCCCACAAGCTCAAGGGCAGCGCCCTGGCGCTGGGATTGACCGAGTTTGCGGAGCGCTGCGCCGAGCTGGAAGCGGAGGAGGGGGATCCGCGCTCCCTGACCCCGGCATTCGAGGCGGCGATCCATGGATTGCGGCGCTGGCTGATGGCGAAAGCGGGGGCCACCGAGGGATGA
- the torT gene encoding TMAO reductase system periplasmic protein TorT — MRSLSLCILLVLLVRPAVAFEVDHWPDGAFTGQPTRLSWPAPAPLAKPLTLCALYPHLRDAYWLSVNQGMVEEAKRLGARLRIHEAGGYGALAEQRKQLQQCVDEGSDAILLGAVSYDGLANAIKQTPLPVFGLVNDLAPGLAIAQVGVPWYQMGWRIGHWLAERHPADSTPVTVALFPGPDSRGGTSFIESGFIDAIRGSAIRLVTTAHGDNSREIQRTLVQQTLVHHPDLDYLVGGAIAAEVAVNELAQHHADHPKVLSIYFSHGVQRALLRGKILAANSDQMREQGRLAVAQALCLLRQPDASETRCPRVMGPPILTLTAPLSAPEHSLSDGDFRPVYRVGLTP, encoded by the coding sequence ATGCGAAGCCTCTCTCTGTGCATTCTGCTAGTCCTGCTGGTTCGCCCCGCCGTCGCCTTCGAGGTGGATCACTGGCCGGATGGCGCCTTCACCGGCCAGCCGACCAGACTGAGCTGGCCGGCGCCAGCTCCGCTGGCCAAGCCCTTGACCCTGTGCGCCCTCTACCCCCATCTGCGAGATGCCTACTGGCTGTCGGTCAACCAGGGCATGGTGGAGGAAGCCAAGCGGCTCGGCGCCCGGCTGCGGATCCACGAGGCGGGCGGCTACGGCGCCCTGGCCGAGCAGCGCAAACAGTTGCAACAGTGCGTGGATGAGGGGAGCGATGCCATCTTGCTCGGCGCGGTCAGTTACGACGGCCTTGCCAATGCCATCAAGCAGACCCCGCTGCCGGTGTTCGGGCTGGTCAACGATCTCGCCCCCGGCCTCGCCATCGCCCAGGTCGGCGTGCCCTGGTACCAGATGGGCTGGCGCATCGGCCACTGGCTGGCAGAGCGCCACCCGGCAGATAGCACTCCCGTCACCGTCGCCCTCTTCCCGGGCCCGGATTCGAGGGGCGGCACCTCCTTCATCGAATCCGGCTTCATCGACGCCATCCGCGGCAGCGCCATCCGGCTGGTGACCACGGCGCACGGCGACAACAGCCGCGAGATCCAGCGTACCCTGGTGCAGCAGACGCTGGTCCACCATCCCGACCTCGACTACCTGGTCGGCGGCGCCATCGCCGCCGAGGTGGCGGTCAACGAGCTGGCCCAGCACCATGCCGACCATCCCAAAGTGCTCTCCATCTACTTCAGCCATGGGGTTCAGCGCGCCCTGCTGCGGGGCAAGATCCTCGCCGCCAACAGCGATCAGATGCGCGAACAGGGTCGCCTCGCGGTGGCCCAGGCTCTCTGCCTGCTCCGCCAGCCAGATGCCAGTGAAACCCGATGTCCGCGCGTCATGGGTCCGCCCATCCTGACTCTGACCGCCCCCCTGAGCGCGCCGGAGCACTCCCTGTCGGATGGGGATTTTCGCCCCGTCTACCGGGTCGGGCTGACCCCCTGA
- a CDS encoding GFA family protein — MRMLDASCLCGAVKLRLPDSFDYMGNCHCGECRKFSGSDYASVGGLDGDKVEIVKGGDAIARFQKSEETSLAFCRHCGASLFSQKRSSGKINLRLGVLDEAPSQQPGFHIFVGSKAPWHQIGDDCPQFETQPPA, encoded by the coding sequence ATGAGAATGCTAGATGCGAGCTGCCTGTGCGGCGCCGTCAAGCTGCGCCTGCCGGACAGCTTCGATTACATGGGCAACTGCCACTGCGGCGAGTGCCGCAAATTCTCCGGCTCGGATTACGCCTCCGTGGGCGGGCTGGATGGGGACAAGGTGGAAATAGTGAAGGGCGGCGATGCCATCGCCCGCTTCCAGAAATCAGAAGAGACCAGCCTCGCCTTCTGCCGCCACTGCGGCGCCAGCCTGTTCAGCCAGAAGCGCAGCAGCGGCAAGATCAACCTGCGGCTCGGGGTATTGGACGAGGCGCCGAGCCAGCAGCCGGGCTTTCACATCTTCGTCGGCTCCAAGGCCCCCTGGCACCAGATAGGGGACGACTGCCCGCAATTTGAGACCCAACCACCAGCCTAA
- the torR gene encoding two-component system response regulator TorR — protein sequence MRHHILVVEDDVVTREKLTGYFEREGYAVTAVEDGQGMRTTLAEQDIDLVMLDINLPGEDGLLLTRELRARSTVGIILVTGRSDAVDRIVGLEMGADDYVTKPFELRELLVRVKNLLWRISLAAPAAQAREPDDDAVCFGPWRFDIPRRQLTKDGVPVRLTKAEYEVLVVFVAHAGRVLSRERILALTSHRGDGPSDRTIDVLIRRLRGKMEEDPRDPRLFVTVHGEGYLFAGQIAP from the coding sequence ATGCGCCACCACATTCTGGTCGTCGAAGATGATGTCGTGACCCGCGAGAAGCTGACCGGCTATTTCGAACGGGAGGGCTATGCCGTGACCGCGGTGGAAGACGGGCAGGGGATGCGTACCACCCTAGCGGAGCAGGATATCGACCTGGTGATGCTGGACATCAACCTGCCGGGGGAAGATGGCCTGCTGCTGACCCGGGAGCTCAGAGCCCGCAGCACGGTGGGCATTATCCTGGTGACCGGGCGCAGCGATGCGGTGGACCGGATCGTGGGGCTCGAGATGGGGGCCGATGATTATGTCACCAAGCCGTTCGAGCTCAGGGAACTGCTGGTGCGGGTCAAGAACCTGCTGTGGCGCATCTCGCTGGCGGCCCCGGCTGCGCAGGCGCGCGAGCCCGATGATGATGCGGTCTGCTTCGGCCCCTGGCGCTTCGATATTCCCCGCCGTCAGCTCACCAAGGACGGGGTGCCGGTGCGCCTCACCAAGGCCGAGTACGAGGTGCTGGTGGTGTTCGTCGCCCACGCGGGTCGGGTGCTGAGCCGGGAGCGGATCCTGGCGCTCACCAGCCATCGCGGGGACGGGCCGAGCGATCGCACCATAGACGTGCTGATCCGCCGGCTGCGGGGAAAGATGGAAGAGGATCCGCGGGATCCCCGGCTGTTTGTCACCGTCCATGGCGAGGGGTATCTGTTTGCCGGTCAGATAGCCCCCTAG
- the torC gene encoding pentaheme c-type cytochrome TorC — protein sequence MKKLWHFLRTPSRRWSVLALILVGVGVTLAGTVGLHYGFEKTSSLEFCISCHSMESTVYPEYKESVHFKNASGVQAVCTDCHQPKDFVGKVARKMEAANDLYQEYIGHSIDTQEKFEDRRLHLAEKVWARMSSQNSKTCKSCHSYDNMDHAKQSPAAALAMKDAAAKNMNCIECHKGIAHELPNMAGGFRATFANLKAAAQEAPAAETLYTLAEKDLYASEQGTEAVGKLLPASRIEVLARSGDRLQVSVEGWRERDGKGRVLSEYMGKRVFVATLRDELKAGEQVLKQEMDEATQIPWEQVRVQAWVDGKGLEPSLQPIWDYAGEMYKSTCNSCHAAPDPAHFTANGWISGLKAMSAYYRLSKEEERTLLKYLQNHAADTGGQGSH from the coding sequence ATGAAAAAACTGTGGCACTTCCTGCGCACACCCAGCCGCCGCTGGTCGGTGCTGGCGCTGATCCTGGTCGGGGTCGGCGTGACCCTGGCCGGTACCGTCGGCCTGCACTATGGCTTCGAGAAGACCAGCTCCCTGGAGTTCTGCATCTCCTGTCACTCCATGGAGAGCACCGTCTACCCGGAGTACAAAGAGTCCGTTCACTTCAAGAACGCCTCCGGGGTGCAGGCGGTCTGTACCGACTGCCACCAGCCCAAGGACTTTGTCGGCAAGGTGGCCCGCAAGATGGAGGCCGCCAACGACCTCTATCAGGAGTACATAGGCCACAGCATCGACACCCAGGAGAAGTTTGAGGACAGGCGCTTGCACCTGGCCGAGAAGGTCTGGGCCCGCATGAGCAGCCAGAACTCCAAGACCTGCAAGTCCTGCCACAGCTACGACAACATGGATCACGCCAAGCAGTCCCCCGCCGCCGCCCTGGCCATGAAGGACGCCGCCGCCAAGAACATGAACTGCATCGAGTGTCACAAGGGCATCGCCCACGAGCTGCCGAACATGGCTGGCGGCTTCCGCGCCACCTTCGCCAACCTCAAGGCGGCAGCCCAGGAAGCCCCGGCCGCCGAGACCCTCTACACCCTGGCCGAGAAAGATCTCTATGCCAGCGAGCAGGGCACAGAAGCCGTCGGCAAGCTGCTGCCTGCCTCGCGCATCGAGGTGCTGGCCCGCAGCGGCGATCGTCTCCAGGTGTCGGTCGAAGGCTGGCGCGAGCGTGACGGCAAGGGCCGGGTACTGAGCGAATACATGGGCAAGCGGGTCTTCGTCGCCACCTTGCGCGACGAACTCAAGGCCGGTGAGCAAGTGCTCAAACAGGAGATGGACGAAGCCACCCAGATCCCCTGGGAGCAGGTCCGGGTTCAGGCCTGGGTCGATGGCAAGGGGCTCGAGCCCTCGCTGCAGCCCATCTGGGACTACGCCGGCGAGATGTACAAGTCCACCTGCAACTCCTGCCACGCGGCGCCGGATCCTGCTCACTTCACCGCCAACGGCTGGATCTCGGGGCTCAAGGCGATGTCCGCCTACTACCGCCTGAGCAAGGAAGAGGAGCGCACCCTGCTCAAATACCTGCAGAACCACGCCGCCGATACCGGCGGTCAGGGTAGCCACTAA
- the torA gene encoding trimethylamine-N-oxide reductase TorA: protein MINISRRGFLGGLLASGASALIGPSLLGRAVMAAESGDKLVQSGSHWGAFRARVVDGRWVETLQFEHDKHPTDMLKGLSEVVYNPSRIRYPMVRLDWLRKGYQSDTRERGQNRFVRVTWSQALDFFYHELERVQKTHGPSALYAGHSGWQSVGKLHSAGAMLGRAMNLHGTYLAKAGDYSTGAAQVILPHVAGAMEVYEQQTSWPLLLEHSKTIVIWGSDPIKNLQVGWLVPDHSVYDYWAQLKEKVARGEIRVISVDPVKSKTQKYLGCEQVALNPQTDLPLMLGIAHTLYSEKLHDEKFLKNYTTGFDKFLPYLLGTSDGQVKDAEWAAKLCGVPADRIRELARTMAGGRTQLIGGWCVQRMHHGEQYAWMLVVVASMLGQIGLPGGGYGFGWHYNGAGTLTSTGPIMSGFSSVIPGVKPIHNGDWKGYSKFIPVARFVDCILNPGKKIAFNGQTITYPEMKMAVFCGNNPFHHQQDRNKMVAAWRKLETVVSVDHQWTASCRFADIVLPATTTYERDDIEQWGSHSNAGILAMRKIVEPLFEARDDYDIFADLCRRFGREAEFTGGKSKLEWIQSIYDDARLQGRGIGIRLPRFSQFWQGEGFVTFPAGQPWVRHESFRQEPDLEPLGTPSGLIEIFSQTIANYGYADCPGHPVWIEPFERSHGGPGSQQYPLHLQSCHPDKRLHSQLCSSDAYRATYTVQGREPVYMSPQDAKARGLKDGDLVRVFNGRGQVLAGLVVSDDYASGVVRIQEGAWYGPLEGGKVGTLCTYGDPNVLTADIGSSSLAQATTAHTTLVEIEKFQGQAPAVTAFGAPESAAGIDPMFPAL, encoded by the coding sequence ATGATCAACATTTCCCGCCGTGGTTTCCTGGGTGGCCTGCTGGCCAGCGGTGCCAGCGCCCTGATCGGCCCCTCCCTGCTCGGCCGCGCCGTCATGGCCGCCGAGTCCGGCGACAAGCTGGTGCAATCGGGCTCCCACTGGGGTGCCTTCCGCGCCCGGGTGGTGGACGGCCGCTGGGTCGAGACCCTGCAGTTCGAGCACGACAAGCACCCGACCGACATGCTCAAGGGGCTCAGCGAGGTGGTCTACAACCCCTCCCGCATCCGCTATCCCATGGTGCGCCTGGACTGGCTACGCAAGGGCTATCAGTCCGACACCCGCGAGCGCGGCCAGAACCGCTTCGTGCGGGTGACCTGGTCCCAGGCGCTGGACTTCTTCTATCACGAGCTGGAACGGGTGCAGAAAACCCACGGCCCGAGCGCCCTCTACGCCGGTCACTCCGGCTGGCAGTCGGTGGGCAAGCTGCACTCCGCCGGTGCCATGCTGGGCCGTGCCATGAACCTGCACGGCACTTATCTGGCCAAGGCCGGTGACTACTCCACCGGCGCCGCCCAGGTGATCCTGCCCCACGTGGCGGGCGCCATGGAGGTGTATGAGCAGCAGACCTCCTGGCCCCTGCTGCTGGAGCACAGCAAGACCATCGTCATCTGGGGATCCGATCCCATCAAGAACCTGCAGGTGGGCTGGCTGGTGCCGGATCACAGCGTCTACGACTACTGGGCACAGCTCAAGGAGAAGGTGGCCAGGGGGGAGATCCGGGTCATCAGCGTCGATCCGGTCAAGTCCAAGACCCAAAAATACCTGGGCTGCGAGCAGGTAGCGCTGAATCCTCAGACCGATCTGCCCCTGATGCTGGGTATTGCCCATACCCTCTACAGCGAGAAGCTGCACGACGAGAAATTCCTGAAGAACTACACCACCGGATTTGACAAGTTCCTGCCCTATCTGCTCGGCACGAGCGATGGTCAGGTGAAGGATGCCGAGTGGGCGGCCAAGCTGTGTGGCGTGCCCGCCGACCGCATCCGCGAGCTGGCCCGCACCATGGCCGGCGGCCGCACCCAGCTCATCGGCGGCTGGTGTGTGCAGCGCATGCACCACGGCGAGCAGTACGCCTGGATGCTGGTGGTCGTGGCCTCCATGCTGGGGCAGATCGGCCTGCCGGGGGGCGGTTATGGCTTTGGCTGGCACTACAATGGCGCCGGTACCCTCACCAGCACGGGCCCCATCATGTCCGGTTTCAGCTCCGTCATCCCCGGGGTCAAGCCCATTCACAACGGTGACTGGAAGGGCTACTCCAAGTTCATCCCGGTGGCGCGCTTCGTGGATTGCATCCTGAACCCGGGCAAGAAGATCGCCTTCAACGGCCAGACCATCACCTATCCAGAGATGAAGATGGCGGTGTTCTGCGGCAACAACCCCTTCCACCACCAGCAGGATCGCAACAAGATGGTGGCGGCCTGGCGCAAGCTGGAAACCGTGGTGAGCGTGGATCACCAGTGGACCGCGAGCTGCCGCTTCGCCGACATCGTGCTGCCCGCCACCACCACCTACGAGCGGGATGACATCGAGCAGTGGGGCTCCCACTCCAACGCCGGCATCCTGGCCATGCGCAAGATAGTGGAACCGCTGTTCGAGGCCCGCGACGACTACGACATCTTCGCCGATCTCTGCCGCCGCTTCGGTCGCGAGGCCGAGTTCACCGGTGGCAAGAGCAAGCTGGAGTGGATTCAGAGCATCTATGACGACGCCCGCCTGCAGGGCCGGGGGATCGGCATCCGTCTGCCCCGCTTCAGCCAGTTCTGGCAAGGTGAAGGCTTCGTCACCTTCCCCGCCGGCCAGCCCTGGGTGCGCCACGAGTCGTTCCGTCAGGAGCCGGATCTGGAGCCGCTCGGTACCCCATCCGGTCTCATCGAGATCTTCTCCCAGACCATCGCCAACTACGGCTATGCGGATTGCCCCGGCCATCCGGTCTGGATTGAGCCGTTCGAGCGCTCCCACGGCGGCCCGGGCAGCCAGCAGTATCCGCTGCACCTGCAATCCTGCCACCCGGACAAGCGGCTGCACAGCCAGCTCTGCTCCTCGGACGCCTACCGCGCCACCTACACGGTGCAGGGCCGTGAGCCCGTCTACATGAGCCCGCAGGACGCCAAGGCGCGGGGCCTCAAGGACGGAGATCTGGTACGGGTGTTCAACGGCCGCGGTCAGGTACTGGCAGGATTGGTGGTCTCCGATGACTACGCCTCCGGTGTGGTACGCATTCAGGAGGGGGCCTGGTACGGTCCGCTGGAAGGGGGCAAGGTGGGCACACTCTGTACCTATGGGGACCCCAACGTGTTGACCGCCGACATCGGCTCCTCCAGCCTGGCCCAGGCCACCACGGCCCACACCACGCTAGTGGAGATCGAGAAATTCCAGGGCCAGGCGCCTGCGGTCACCGCCTTTGGCGCACCGGAATCCGCGGCCGGCATCGACCCCATGTTCCCGGCACTGTGA
- the torD gene encoding molecular chaperone TorD — protein sequence MQEFMATSERRAELYWWFSTLFAAELSDAQIAEYDSYDVRSFLKSLSTLDPMRDAVGELNDAITRLLVRPDRQLELAADFAGLFLVDPKQGALPYESLYRGEAKLLMQAPMAEMQARLARLGIDVSDKYKEPADHLAIELDLMGNLIIRAAEATTASEREQWLKEQEELLHHHLLGWFADFEQACRKADKFGFYGASARLLGVFLHMDANYLNLVKPAQAAD from the coding sequence ATGCAGGAATTTATGGCTACCAGCGAACGCCGGGCCGAACTTTACTGGTGGTTTTCCACCCTGTTTGCCGCCGAACTCAGCGACGCCCAGATCGCCGAGTACGACAGCTATGACGTGCGCAGCTTCCTGAAGAGTCTCTCCACGCTGGATCCCATGCGTGACGCGGTGGGCGAACTCAATGACGCCATCACCCGCCTGCTGGTGCGCCCGGATCGCCAGCTGGAACTGGCCGCCGACTTCGCCGGTCTGTTCCTGGTGGATCCCAAGCAGGGCGCCCTGCCCTACGAATCCCTCTATCGCGGGGAGGCCAAACTGCTGATGCAGGCCCCCATGGCCGAGATGCAGGCGCGCCTCGCACGCCTCGGCATCGATGTCAGCGACAAATACAAGGAGCCTGCCGATCACCTGGCCATCGAGCTGGATCTGATGGGCAATCTCATCATTCGCGCCGCCGAAGCGACCACCGCCAGCGAGCGGGAACAGTGGCTCAAGGAGCAGGAAGAGCTGTTGCACCACCACCTGCTTGGCTGGTTCGCCGATTTCGAACAGGCCTGCCGCAAGGCCGACAAGTTCGGCTTCTACGGTGCCAGCGCCCGCCTGCTGGGGGTCTTCCTCCACATGGACGCCAACTACCTGAATCTGGTCAAACCGGCACAAGCCGCCGACTGA